DNA sequence from the Acidimicrobiia bacterium genome:
TCCCTGGAGGATGATCCGCTTACGGGTCGCTTCCACCTTCGGGTCCGGCACGGGCACCGCCGACAGCAGAGCCATCGTGTAGGGGTGCTTCGGGTCGTTGTAGAGGGCGTCGACATCGGAGAGCTCCATGATCTTGCCGAGGTACATCACCGCGATGCGATCGGCGATGTGGCGCACCATGCTCAAGTCGTGCGAGATGAACAGATACGTCAAATTGAGTACGTCCTGAAGGTTCTCGAGGAGGTTGACGACCTGCGCCTGGATCGAGACATCGAGGGCGGCGATCGGCTCGTCGCACACGATGAAGTCTGGATTCAGCGCGATCGCCCTGGCGATGCCGATCCGCTGACGCTGCCCACCCGAGAACTCGTGTGGGTACCGGTTGGCGTGCTTCGCTTCGAGGCCGACCAGGCTGAGCAGCTCTTCGATCCTCTGGCGCCGCTCCTTGCCCTTGGCCGTTCCGTGCTCCCTGAGGGGCTCGCCGACGATCGACGATACGGTCATCCTCGGGTTGAGCGAGGCGTGCGGATCCTGGAAGACCATCTGCATGCGCGGTCGCAGCGTGCGGAGCCGCTCGCCTTTCGTGCTGGTGAGCACGACCCCGTCGAACGTCACGGAACCCTCGGTGGCGTGGTCGAGCTGGAGGATGACGCGTCCCGTGGTCGACTTACCCGACCCGCTCTCGCCGACCAGGCCGAGCGTCTCGCCACGATGGATGTCGAAGCTGACGCCGTCGACCGCCTTCACGGCCCCGACCTGCCGTCGGAAGACTCCCTTCATGATCGGGAAGTGCTTCTTGAGGTCTTTTACGCTGACCAGCACCTCGCGTCGAGACGCAGGTGGGGCGGGGGCGGCGCCCGGGGCGCTACGTTCCATCTCGTGGCCTGTTCAGCTCCGTGTCCCACCAGCAGGCGACCTTGCGGGTCTCCGAGATCTGCATCAGCGGCGGGTTCTCGTTGCGGCAGCGCTCGAAGGCGTACGGGCAGCGGGGCTCGAAGGGGCAGCTCGTCGGGGGGCTGTAGAGGCTGGGAGGCTGGCCCTTGATGTTGACGAGCTCCTTGCCCTTCTGGTCGAGACGGGGAAGCGACCCGAGCAACCCTTGCGTGTATGGGTGCCGCGGCGTCTCGTACAGATCACCGACCGTCGCCTCCTCGACGACCTGGCCTCCGTACATGACGATCACACGGTCGGCGATACCCGCCACGACACCGAGGTCGTGGGTGATCCACACCACGGCCGTTCCGAGCCGCTCCCGCAGCTCTTTGACGATCTCGACGATCTGGGCCTGGATCGTGACATCGAGCGCCGTCGTCGGCTCGTCGGCGATGATCACCTGCGGCGAGCACGCCAGGGCCACGGCGATCATGACACGCTGCCGCATGCCTCCCGAGAGCTCGTGCGGGAACGATTTGAGACGCCGCCGTGCCCCTGGGATCCCCACGAGGTCGAGGAGCTCCACGGCCCGGGCCTCGAGTTTCTTATCACGCAACCGCTGATGGATCTTGAGCGACTCCATGATCTGATAGCCGATCGTGAGCACCGGGTTCAAAGAGGTCATGGGATCCTGGAAGATGAAGCCGATCTTGCCACCGCGAACGGCTCGGAGGTCGTCTGCGTCGAGGGTGAGGAGATCCCTGCCTTCGAAGATCGCCTCTCCCGAGATGATCTTCCCTGGCGGTATGGGGATGAGGCGTAACAGCGACATCATCGTGACGCTCTTCCCGGAGCCGCTCTCGCCGACCACTCCGAGGAACTCGCCTCTGTTCAGCGTGAAGCTGACGCCGTTGACGGCGTGAACCGTTCCATCCTGGGTATGGAACTGCGTATGTAGGTCCGAGACCTGGAGTACTGGCTGCGGCTCGCTCACGTGCTTGGCCTATTCCCCTCCGGGTGGCTCGGTCACCGCCTCCGGATGAGGGAGGGTAACACCAAGGCCGGGAGGGCGACGTCTCGGCGCGC
Encoded proteins:
- a CDS encoding oligopeptide/dipeptide ABC transporter ATP-binding protein, which codes for MERSAPGAAPAPPASRREVLVSVKDLKKHFPIMKGVFRRQVGAVKAVDGVSFDIHRGETLGLVGESGSGKSTTGRVILQLDHATEGSVTFDGVVLTSTKGERLRTLRPRMQMVFQDPHASLNPRMTVSSIVGEPLREHGTAKGKERRQRIEELLSLVGLEAKHANRYPHEFSGGQRQRIGIARAIALNPDFIVCDEPIAALDVSIQAQVVNLLENLQDVLNLTYLFISHDLSMVRHIADRIAVMYLGKIMELSDVDALYNDPKHPYTMALLSAVPVPDPKVEATRKRIILQGDIPSPATPPPGCPFNTRCPVAQERCVIEKPEWRELEPGRWVACHFAK
- a CDS encoding ABC transporter ATP-binding protein, translated to MSEPQPVLQVSDLHTQFHTQDGTVHAVNGVSFTLNRGEFLGVVGESGSGKSVTMMSLLRLIPIPPGKIISGEAIFEGRDLLTLDADDLRAVRGGKIGFIFQDPMTSLNPVLTIGYQIMESLKIHQRLRDKKLEARAVELLDLVGIPGARRRLKSFPHELSGGMRQRVMIAVALACSPQVIIADEPTTALDVTIQAQIVEIVKELRERLGTAVVWITHDLGVVAGIADRVIVMYGGQVVEEATVGDLYETPRHPYTQGLLGSLPRLDQKGKELVNIKGQPPSLYSPPTSCPFEPRCPYAFERCRNENPPLMQISETRKVACWWDTELNRPRDGT